A single region of the Candidatus Glassbacteria bacterium genome encodes:
- a CDS encoding UTP--glucose-1-phosphate uridylyltransferase: protein MSIKKAVIPVAGHGTRLLPATKSQPKEMLPVGRKPVVQYVVEELEAAGLDQLLFVTGSKKRSIEDHFDKDVELLEHLHKSGRKNLIEEMKYQELNVSFYYVRQSVQRGLADAIGLARGLVDQDSFVVALGDSIVSGSRAGALINRMLEAHAKNDAACTIAVEKVPPEEAFRYGIVEVGDEHSPGVFPIKSVVEKPNVEEAPSDLAIAARYVFSPAIFDAIDRTMPDKGGELQLTDSIGLLLRQGLPVYAVPLNEKESRYDIGNYESYFKAFVDFALADEKYGHTLRHYLTRKL, encoded by the coding sequence ATGAGTATCAAGAAAGCGGTAATCCCGGTTGCCGGCCACGGCACCAGGCTGCTGCCGGCGACCAAGAGCCAGCCCAAGGAGATGCTGCCCGTGGGCCGGAAACCGGTCGTGCAGTACGTTGTGGAGGAACTGGAAGCCGCCGGGCTGGACCAGCTGCTGTTTGTCACCGGCAGCAAGAAACGCTCGATCGAGGACCATTTTGACAAAGACGTGGAACTGCTGGAGCACCTGCACAAGAGCGGACGCAAGAACCTGATCGAGGAGATGAAGTACCAGGAACTGAATGTCAGCTTCTATTACGTGCGCCAGAGCGTGCAGCGCGGCCTTGCCGATGCAATCGGGCTGGCGCGGGGTCTGGTTGACCAGGACTCGTTCGTGGTCGCCCTGGGAGACTCGATTGTCAGCGGCAGCCGTGCCGGGGCGCTGATCAACCGGATGCTCGAAGCGCATGCCAAAAACGACGCCGCCTGCACGATAGCGGTCGAAAAGGTGCCGCCCGAGGAAGCTTTCCGCTACGGGATCGTGGAAGTGGGCGACGAGCACAGCCCCGGCGTGTTTCCGATCAAATCGGTGGTGGAAAAGCCGAATGTGGAGGAGGCTCCCAGCGACCTGGCAATCGCCGCGCGCTATGTGTTCAGCCCGGCCATTTTTGATGCCATCGACAGGACCATGCCGGACAAGGGAGGAGAACTGCAGCTGACCGACTCAATCGGGCTGCTGCTGCGCCAGGGTCTGCCGGTTTACGCCGTGCCGCTGAACGAGAAAGAGAGCCGCTACGATATCGGCAACTACGAGAGTTATTTCAAGGCGTTTGTCGATTTCGCCCTGGCTGACGAGAAGTACGGCCACACCCTGCGCCACTACCTGACGAGGAAGTTATGA
- a CDS encoding DUF4416 family protein encodes MKTNPPAKHLVEPVKLFMAVLYSDKAQLDKARQRLREIHGEEDFVSQSVPFDHTDFYRDEMGGPLERIFISYRELVEPGRLVDVKLAADRIERELAGADGGRTVNIDPGLLDYQKVVLASFKFGGQKIYLDQGVWADLTLYYRKGGWSVFEWTFPDFKAGLYDSLLLEIRTLYKRQRKEAGG; translated from the coding sequence ATGAAAACCAATCCGCCGGCCAAGCACCTGGTCGAGCCTGTCAAACTGTTCATGGCTGTCCTTTACAGCGACAAAGCGCAGCTCGACAAGGCCCGTCAGCGGTTGCGTGAAATCCACGGCGAGGAGGATTTCGTATCTCAAAGCGTACCGTTCGACCATACGGATTTCTACCGCGACGAGATGGGCGGGCCGCTGGAGCGGATCTTTATCTCCTACCGCGAGCTGGTGGAACCCGGAAGGCTGGTGGATGTCAAGCTGGCCGCGGATCGGATCGAGCGGGAACTGGCGGGTGCGGATGGCGGACGGACGGTCAATATCGATCCGGGTCTGCTGGACTACCAGAAAGTGGTGCTGGCCTCGTTCAAGTTCGGCGGACAGAAAATATATCTGGACCAGGGTGTCTGGGCCGACCTGACCCTCTACTACCGCAAGGGCGGCTGGTCGGTGTTCGAGTGGACGTTCCCCGATTTCAAGGCCGGTCTCTACGACAGTCTTCTCCTTGAAATCCGTACCCTCTACAAGCGACAGCGAAAGGAGGCGGGCGGCTAA
- a CDS encoding arylamine N-acetyltransferase, with product MSTGIEFRLSGTARQLFAGSAKAFLGEFGINSLPEPGRDSLHQLYRAFTHLPYENVSKIIRSRGIGEPSTVKPSFRSPAEVLEGYLSSRLGGTCFSLTHCLYTLLRHCGFDCWRALGDMSHGPNIHCAVIVRLGGGKFLCDAGYLLPEPLELPVSGHKSLAGRVYRYTVEAEAGEPLSYSLYTESPAGGDKRWRYRIREHAVDGPVFEYHWERSFSAAMNHQLVLSRSTGEAHIYVHKHSVRHTTGLGRHNENIRNRLGASVQEMFGIDAELVERARELSERAKEKPAGGRR from the coding sequence ATCTCAACAGGGATAGAATTCCGTTTGAGCGGCACCGCTCGACAGCTTTTCGCCGGAAGCGCCAAAGCCTTTCTCGGCGAGTTCGGTATAAATTCTCTCCCCGAGCCGGGCAGGGACAGTCTTCACCAACTCTACCGGGCGTTTACCCACCTGCCCTACGAGAATGTCTCGAAAATAATCCGCAGCCGGGGTATCGGGGAGCCGTCAACTGTGAAGCCCTCGTTCCGCTCACCCGCGGAGGTGCTGGAAGGTTATCTCAGCTCAAGGCTCGGCGGCACCTGTTTTTCGCTGACCCACTGCCTCTACACCCTGCTTCGTCACTGCGGGTTCGACTGCTGGCGGGCGCTGGGCGACATGAGCCACGGGCCGAATATCCACTGCGCCGTGATCGTGCGGCTCGGCGGAGGGAAATTTCTCTGCGACGCCGGCTACCTGCTTCCCGAGCCGCTGGAGCTGCCGGTTTCCGGACACAAGTCCCTGGCCGGACGGGTCTACCGCTACACTGTCGAGGCCGAGGCCGGGGAACCGCTCTCCTACAGCCTGTACACGGAATCTCCCGCCGGCGGCGATAAGCGCTGGCGCTACCGTATCCGCGAGCACGCGGTGGACGGCCCGGTGTTCGAATACCACTGGGAGCGCTCGTTCAGCGCCGCGATGAACCATCAGCTCGTGCTCAGCCGCTCCACCGGCGAGGCGCATATCTACGTCCACAAACACAGCGTCCGCCACACCACGGGACTCGGCAGGCACAACGAGAATATCCGCAACCGGCTGGGCGCGAGCGTGCAGGAGATGTTCGGGATCGACGCCGAGCTGGTGGAGCGGGCCAGGGAACTCAGCGAACGGGCGAAAGAAAAACCGGCCGGAGGCCGCAGATGA